Genomic DNA from Deltaproteobacteria bacterium PRO3:
GGCTGCAGAAGCGCACCGAGGCCGCCCCCTTGCTCAGCAGGTGAGGCAGGATGAACTGGAGGGTCTTGCCGGTGTCGACGACGTCCTCCAGGACCAGGACGTGCTGCCCCGCGATGGGCTGAGTGAGGTCAAACTCGAGGCGCAGGTCGCCCGAGGTCCCCTCCCGGGTGTAGCTGGAGATGCGCAGAAAGTCGCAACGCAAGGGCATCCGCAGCCGGCGGATCAGGTCGGCCATGAACAAGACGGCCCCCTTCAAGACGCCGATGACGACCAGCTCTTTCCCCTGGTAGTCCCGATTGATCGCCTCGGCGAGGCGGGCGACCCCGGCGGCGATCTCGTCTTCGCTGAGCAGGATATCTTCGGATGTTGGCGGCATAGGTCCTTTGGAAAGATTTGCCTCGAGTCAAAGATTTCTTCAATTCCTATTTTAATAAATCGGGAAAATAGCTTGAATCGGAAGGGTAAAAGACGGACAAGGAAGCCGTGTCTTTTCGCGGATTATTTTCAGGAGGCCTCTCTCCACCGGCAGTCCGGGGTCTTTTGGCCCTCCTCTGTTCCCTGGCGGGTTTTGCGGGGGTCGTGATGGCTCAGAGCACCTCTCTATCCGAAAAGGTCAACGCCCTGGCGGCGAAAGAGTGGCGCACAGTCGCCCCGCCGGCTCTTCCTTCCGGAGAACCGCGGTTCTGGAACTTCCAATCCAGCCCTCCCCTGCCCTGCGCTTGGCCCGCCCAAGGCTCGGGAAAGGTCTGCTATTACCTCTACGCGCAGGCGACGGATCCGCGCCTGGCCGACGGGGTTCGAGTCGCCGCGCCCTGGGCCAAGGCGGTCGCGGATCTGCGGCTTCCCTCGCCGGAGCCCCGGATCGAGATGCTGGGAATGCGTTTGGAAGAGTTGGGGATCCAGGGCCATAGGCCGCTAAGCGGAGGGGAGCTCGCCATCGTTAAAACGGGGGACGCGGCCAAGGGCGGCCTGGAGGCCTGGGTGGCCGGTCGCCCCGGGCTCTCGCCGGGGTCTCTCGCCGAGATAAAGACCTATTATTGTCAGTGGAAGCGAAACAACGGCGTGATCGCCGCCGCGCTGGCGCCGCAGCAGGCGGAATTTTTCGCTTGGCTGGCCTGCGGGGATTAGCTGGACAATATGCCCGGGGCCGGAATCGAACCGGCACGGCCCTTTCGGACCTCAGGATTTTAAGTCCTGTGCGTCTACCAATTCCGCCACCCGGGCTTTAATGAAAATATACCCCAACCGATGGGGGTTGAAGGGGGAGGATGGAATCCGCCCCCTGAGCTTTAGCCCGCTCGAATTTACTTCGAGCGAGCGAATAGAGGCCAGGGGGGGAATCGAACCCCCGTGTAGAGGTTTTGCAGACCTCTGCCTTACCACTTGGCTACCTGGCCGGATTGTAAAATCGCGACAGCACTTACTGTTTCGCCCTGCGGAAAACAACCTAAAAATTCGCCTTGGGCGGTACGTTGGGATCCTTTTCGAAATCGAGTTCCGGCTTTTTCGGCCACTTCTTACCGCGGGAAAATTCGACGGTCACCGTCGAGCCCGGCGCCTGCGCCAGGATGGCCTCCGCCCCCTTCAGGGAAAGGGCGTTGCCGGCCTTGTCCCGGATCGAAAGGCTCTCGAGGTGCAAGGTCACCTTGTTGAGGCCCCAAAGGATATTGGGATTGGCGATGTCCATCATACAGCGCAGGCGTTTGCTCTGCGGCACCGGCTTGCACTTGGCCTCGAGGAGGTCGACCGTCGTCCCGTCCACCTCCACCCGGTAAAAGACGCGCAGCGAGTTTTTCTCGAGGCCGGCGACCTTGTCCTCGAATTCGAAGCCCTGCTCGAAGCGGATCCTCAGCACTCCGGAATAAAACTGCGCTTTATAGGGCGGACGCTTATAGGTCACGATCCGGCTCAGCTTGGGGGCCTCCCCGTCGATCCGCGGATTCTGAACCTCCAACTCCTCGACCCTTTGGAATTCGTAGAGATAATTGCGCAGCGAGTAGAAGCTCTCGTCGCTCGTCGCCCAAAACAAGTCCGCGACCTGGTATACGCCCGGCTGCACCGTCTCGGGCAGCTTCCACTCCCCGCCGAAGCAGCCGGAGGCGTCGGGTTTGAGGCGCTGCAGGCGATTGCCCAGGGCGATGGAGAGGCGCTTGGGCGGCTCGGAGCTGTCCTCGAGGATCAGGAGGAAGCCGATCGCCTTCGCGCTCAGCTTTTCCAGATAGGCCGAGGCCTGGGCGGAAAGTCTCACGCAGACGGGGATCTCCTGCCCGGCCTGCACCCGAAAGCGCTCGTCGGAGGGACGGCTCTCGCTGGCCGGGAAAAAGACGATGCTGCCGTAGGGCCCCGCGGGCGCCGGCGCACTTTCGGGGGGCAAGGCGGGGACGCTCTCCGCGGACTTCGCGCCGGGCGCGTCGGCCCGCGCCGGGCCTCCCGCCGCGGCAAGAAGGGCCAGGCCCAAAGCTATGAGGACTTTCCGCATCCGGGGTTTTCTAGGGGTGAAACGTAAGGGAGTCAAGAACTTGCCATCGTTTCCGGGAGGGTGTAGAACCAGGCCTCCATGTCGGCAAATCCTGTCAGCATCCTGGTTCCCGCCTTCAACGAAGAGGCCGCCATCGAATCGGTCGTCCGGCAGCTCAAGGCGCTTCGGCCCCACGACGAAATTTTGGTCATCGACGACGCTTCTAAAGACCGTACCGCCGAGCTCGCGAAGGCCGCCGGCGCCGAGGTCGTCCGGCACGCCTACAACCTCGGCTACGGCGGAGCCCTCAAGACGGGGATCCGCCACGCCCGCCACGAGACCGTGGTCTTCTTCGACGCCGACGATCAATTCCATCCCGAGGACATCGGCCGATTG
This window encodes:
- the hpt gene encoding hypoxanthine phosphoribosyltransferase translates to MPPTSEDILLSEDEIAAGVARLAEAINRDYQGKELVVIGVLKGAVLFMADLIRRLRMPLRCDFLRISSYTREGTSGDLRLEFDLTQPIAGQHVLVLEDVVDTGKTLQFILPHLLSKGAASVRFCSLLKKRGSPSGLALDYLGFEVPDDYVIGYGMDLDGLYRNLPWIERRRSTKP